In Silvanigrella paludirubra, one DNA window encodes the following:
- a CDS encoding extracellular solute-binding protein, producing MKLKRKLFSPAIFGFLLSVFISGEVYAASENEKVVNLYSSRHYGVDNELFELFKKQSGIKVNLLQIKEASQMIERIKSEGKKSPADVIITVDIGNAWKAENADLFQPIKTDLLQKSVPSNLVEENFSWYAITLRGRAIVYDKTKIKENEIQNYEDLSNEKFKGKVLARTSNHVYNQSLVASLIQANGEEKTKIWCEKFTNNLARKPEGGDIDQMKAIYNGKGEIAIVNTYYYARLLKSEDPEDQKVVKNLGIIFPNQANRGMHINASIAGIAKYAPNKENGIKLIEFLVSKDAQEILAKMNNEYPVRTDVEWTNVLKNMGKPKFDTVTLSKVGENTPKAIMILDQVGWR from the coding sequence ATGAAATTAAAAAGAAAATTATTTTCACCCGCTATTTTCGGTTTTTTATTATCCGTCTTTATAAGCGGCGAAGTTTATGCAGCATCTGAAAATGAAAAAGTTGTGAACTTATATTCTTCTCGCCATTATGGTGTTGACAATGAATTATTTGAATTATTCAAAAAACAAAGCGGAATAAAAGTAAATTTATTACAAATTAAAGAAGCTTCACAAATGATAGAACGGATTAAAAGTGAAGGAAAAAAAAGTCCAGCTGACGTTATAATAACTGTAGATATAGGAAATGCTTGGAAGGCCGAAAATGCAGACCTTTTTCAACCGATTAAAACAGATCTTTTACAAAAATCCGTTCCAAGTAATTTAGTAGAAGAAAATTTCTCATGGTATGCCATTACATTAAGAGGCCGCGCTATAGTATATGATAAAACAAAAATAAAAGAGAATGAAATTCAAAATTATGAAGATTTATCAAATGAAAAATTCAAAGGAAAAGTTTTAGCTAGAACCTCTAATCATGTTTATAATCAATCTTTAGTTGCTTCTCTTATTCAAGCTAATGGTGAAGAAAAAACAAAAATATGGTGCGAAAAATTTACGAATAATTTAGCTAGAAAACCTGAAGGTGGAGATATTGATCAAATGAAAGCAATTTACAATGGCAAGGGAGAAATTGCGATTGTAAATACTTATTACTATGCTCGTTTATTAAAATCTGAAGATCCCGAAGATCAAAAAGTGGTAAAAAATTTAGGAATTATATTTCCAAATCAAGCGAATAGAGGCATGCATATTAATGCAAGTATTGCTGGAATTGCAAAATATGCTCCAAATAAAGAAAATGGAATTAAACTTATTGAATTTTTAGTCAGCAAAGATGCTCAAGAAATATTAGCAAAGATGAATAATGAATACCCAGTAAGAACGGATGTTGAATGGACAAACGTTTTAAAAAATATGGGAAAACCTAAATTTGATACCGTTACATTATCAAAAGTGGGTGAAAACACTCCTAAGGCTATTATGATACTTGATCAAGTTGGATGGCGTTAA
- a CDS encoding methyltransferase: protein MNSISNFENLLRNKRTSLWFETFLKNTNEKQNTNLFISELFQKYIDKNKEVKKDFIILDLGCGNGILSEHIGKLFLKNKLNLKYYGVEKNSNFVRSTSNRLNDIGIENEILEGDFFGEILLHFNDKIDILLVSHSAYYINDYSFLLHFIQNIFHKININGLALFIHESKDSDINCLGEKYKGNDFVDIVNNLTKAIQFYIREHKNMSLELRAIESEVYFPYNMEDLWNELVENSFNFNSICLKENFVIAKYLLEFIIEKPLEILGNSGMLLEYLSNVKFRLENQNHRLQTKSIAHVCYFNVNAP from the coding sequence ATGAATTCTATTTCTAATTTTGAGAATTTGTTACGAAATAAAAGAACATCATTGTGGTTTGAGACTTTTTTAAAAAATACAAATGAAAAACAAAATACAAATTTATTTATTTCTGAATTATTTCAAAAATATATTGATAAAAATAAAGAAGTAAAAAAAGATTTTATTATTTTAGATTTAGGATGTGGAAATGGAATATTATCTGAACATATAGGTAAATTATTTTTAAAGAATAAATTAAATTTAAAATATTATGGTGTCGAAAAAAATTCAAACTTTGTGAGATCAACATCAAACAGACTAAATGATATTGGAATTGAAAATGAAATTTTAGAGGGTGATTTTTTTGGTGAAATACTTCTTCATTTTAATGACAAAATTGATATTTTGCTTGTTTCTCACTCAGCTTACTATATAAATGATTATTCTTTTTTGCTTCATTTTATTCAAAATATATTTCATAAAATAAATATAAATGGTTTGGCATTATTCATCCATGAGTCTAAAGATTCAGATATCAATTGTTTAGGGGAGAAATATAAAGGAAACGATTTTGTAGATATTGTAAATAACCTAACAAAAGCAATTCAATTTTATATTCGTGAACATAAAAATATGAGTTTAGAATTACGGGCAATAGAATCTGAAGTATATTTTCCATATAATATGGAAGATCTTTGGAATGAATTAGTCGAAAATTCTTTTAATTTTAATTCAATTTGTTTGAAAGAAAATTTTGTTATAGCTAAGTATTTGCTTGAGTTTATAATAGAAAAACCACTTGAAATTCTTGGAAATAGTGGAATGCTATTAGAATATTTATCTAATGTAAAATTCCGTTTAGAAAATCAGAATCATAGACTACAAACAAAAAGCATTGCTCATGTTTGTTATTTTAATGTTAATGCTCCCTGA